Genomic DNA from Hydrotalea sp.:
GCGAAGCCAAAGCTGGCATGGATGGTGTAAACACCGCGGAAGGAGTCGCTGGATGAATCGCGGGGCGAAAAATTATCGTGGGTGGTGGGCATGGAAAAAAACTATCGGATTTTGCACCAATTGACAAGCAACTTTACAACCCAATTGACAATGGAGCGCGAAAGGAATATATTTAAAAAACAAGCGCAGAACAGATAAAACCAGCATGACCAGCCCCAATATAGAAAACCAATTTGTCATCACCGACCGGGCGCGGGCGCATTTGGCCACCATCCCCGAGGTCAAGGCCGGCCAAAAATTGCGTATCATGGTCGAGGGCGGGGGCTGTGCCGGTTTTCAATATATTTTTTCCTTCACCGACAAAACCAACGACGACGATGTGGAATTTACCAACGACGCGGTGGCGGTGGTGATTGATAAGGTTTCCTTGCCATTTGTTGCCGCTGGGCAATTGGATTTTGAAGAAAAATTGATGGGGTCATTCCTGAACATAAAAAACCCCAACGCCAAAAGCGGTTGCGGTTGCGGCAATAGTTTTTCCATCGGATAATCGCCGGCGCGGTTTATCATGACCTTTTCGGTTGCGACATTTAATATCAATTCGGTGCGGATACGCGTGCCATTGTTGTTGTCGTGGCTGGCAAAAAATAAACCCGATGTTTTGTGTTTGCAAGAAATCAAATGCGAGGAAAAAGATTTCCCGCTGATGGAATTGCAACATGTCGCCGATGGGTTGGATTACGATATTTTCATCCTCGGCCAAAAATCATACAATGGGGTTGCGACCTTTGTCAAAAAAACCCATGGCGCAAAACTTATCAGCAACAAATTGCCCAACGACCCGCCGGCCCTAACCCACAGCCGTTTTTTGGACATCGCGGTCAACGGCATACGCGTTATTAATATATACGCCCCCAATGGCAACCCGGTGTTTGACGATGGTGGCAAACACAGCGAAAAATTTACTTACAAAATCGATTGGCTAACCGCGCTTCATGATTACCTGGCCAACCTGGCGCGGGGCGAAACGCCGGTGGTGATTGTCGGCGATTACAATATATGCCCCGAGGATATCGATTGTTACGACACCAAAAAAATGGCGGGCGATGCGTTGTTGCACCCGGAATCGCGTGCCGCATTTCGCCGGTTACAATCGATTGGGTTGATTGATTTATTCCGCGCGCAATACCCGGACGAACCAATGTGTTACAGCTATTGGGATTACACCGGCGGCGCGTTTCAAAAAAACAACGGCCTGCGCATCGACCATTGCATGGCAACCGCGCAATTGGCCGACCGCTTAACCGCCATCACCATTGACCAAGACCCCCGCCACGCCGAAAAACCCTCCGACCACACACCGGTCATCGCGGTTTTTGATTTGTAGTTCCTATTAAGGCTCGATAATATCTTCAAAAGTTGTAGCAAGCTTATCAATTACAAATTGTCTTATGCTCTTGCTTGGCCTAGTAGTGATGTCACTAGATGGAAATTTCAAAACAATATCACAATGAGCAGGGTTCCCACTAATTGGGGTATGTTCTATATCAAATCGATAATCTCTCTCTGATATGTTCTTTATCTTAGAAATTATAGATTCAGAAAATCCTTTATAAACTTTTTTGCTATGTGAATTCCTATTACCCATGGCATGTATATCATCAGGATAATTAATAACTAGTCTTTTGCAATTAACAGATTCCTTATATCCATCTCTTTCTTGAAAAAAAAATGATTTTTTAATATCTAATTTATCACCATCGAAAGAAGGGGAATAAATAAGCCTATTCACTATATCATCACAATCTAACATAAGATTAAATAAAATTAATATATTTTTTCTAATATTTTTTTATCTATAATAAACTTAGAGCCATCATCACTGCAGT
This window encodes:
- a CDS encoding iron-sulfur cluster assembly accessory protein — protein: MTSPNIENQFVITDRARAHLATIPEVKAGQKLRIMVEGGGCAGFQYIFSFTDKTNDDDVEFTNDAVAVVIDKVSLPFVAAGQLDFEEKLMGSFLNIKNPNAKSGCGCGNSFSIG
- the xth gene encoding exodeoxyribonuclease III, which encodes MTFSVATFNINSVRIRVPLLLSWLAKNKPDVLCLQEIKCEEKDFPLMELQHVADGLDYDIFILGQKSYNGVATFVKKTHGAKLISNKLPNDPPALTHSRFLDIAVNGIRVINIYAPNGNPVFDDGGKHSEKFTYKIDWLTALHDYLANLARGETPVVIVGDYNICPEDIDCYDTKKMAGDALLHPESRAAFRRLQSIGLIDLFRAQYPDEPMCYSYWDYTGGAFQKNNGLRIDHCMATAQLADRLTAITIDQDPRHAEKPSDHTPVIAVFDL